The following proteins come from a genomic window of Paenibacillus sp. CAA11:
- a CDS encoding aldolase catalytic domain-containing protein: MKMNQCKIVDCTIRDGGLVNNWDFSVEFVQQLYAGLNEAGVDYMEIGYKNSPKLLSGAENAGPWRFLNDEFIREVIPQKGVTKLSALVDVGRVDESDILPRSESPLDLIRVACYIKDVDKALELVQKFHDRGYETTLNIMALSNVMDNELLEAFEMIKESVVDVVYIVDSYGSLDYKDMEYLVDKFKTNLPNKRLGVHTHNNMQLAFSNTLVAAQNGVELLDASVYGMGRAAGNCPTELLVTHLKNTRYNLRPLLGVLEKLMIPLREKEEWGYLIPYMITGTLDEHPRSAMALRASEDKDKFVDFYDKLTTPEVSFEKK, encoded by the coding sequence ATAATTGGGATTTTAGCGTGGAATTTGTGCAGCAGCTGTACGCCGGCTTAAATGAAGCTGGTGTTGATTATATGGAGATTGGATATAAAAATTCCCCCAAGCTGCTGAGCGGAGCAGAGAATGCCGGACCTTGGCGCTTCTTGAATGATGAGTTCATCCGTGAGGTAATCCCGCAGAAGGGGGTAACGAAGCTGTCAGCTCTTGTCGACGTAGGCCGAGTGGATGAGAGTGATATCCTCCCTCGCAGTGAAAGTCCGCTGGATCTGATTCGCGTGGCTTGCTATATCAAGGACGTCGATAAAGCGCTTGAACTGGTTCAGAAGTTTCATGACCGCGGATATGAGACAACCTTGAATATTATGGCATTGTCCAATGTGATGGATAATGAGCTGCTTGAAGCCTTTGAGATGATCAAGGAGAGCGTCGTTGATGTTGTATATATTGTAGATTCTTACGGCAGCCTGGATTACAAGGACATGGAGTATTTAGTTGACAAGTTCAAAACAAATCTTCCTAATAAGCGTTTAGGTGTCCATACTCATAACAATATGCAGCTTGCCTTCTCCAACACGTTGGTAGCTGCACAGAATGGTGTTGAGCTTCTGGATGCTTCTGTGTATGGAATGGGACGAGCTGCCGGGAACTGTCCTACCGAGCTCTTGGTTACTCATTTGAAGAACACCCGTTACAATCTGCGTCCGCTGCTTGGTGTGCTTGAGAAGCTGATGATTCCGCTGCGTGAGAAAGAAGAATGGGGTTACCTGATTCCTTATATGATTACAGGAACGCTGGATGAGCATCCTCGCTCGGCGATGGCGCTGCGGGCTTCTGAGGACAAAGATAAATTTGTTGATTTCTATGATAAGCTCACCACGCCTGAAGTCAGCTTTGAGAAAAAATAA
- the ltrA gene encoding group II intron reverse transcriptase/maturase, with translation MKAEYRKGYLQRDSVEREEHAGVRSAGTRERKERGGATDLLEQILDRDNLNRAYKQVKRNHGAPGIDGMTVEDALPWLQEHRDELLQKIREGRYKPSPVRRKEIPKADGSGVRKLGIPTVVDRVIQQAVAQQLQPLFEPLFSEGSYGYRPGRSAQQAIRKVKDYAEQGYGYAVEIDLSKYFDTLNHELLMHLLRKQIQDRRVTELIKRYLKSGVMENGVHCKTEEGSPQGGPLSPLLANIYLNEFDQEMKGRGVNVIRYADDIVVLAKSKRAAVRLLESCGKYLETKLRLQINTQKSKVGSVVARKHFKFLGFALGKNKNGMYIRAHGQSLAKAKKKLKELTSRSQGRNVRQVMEKVKVYIRGWIGYYYVADMKRILQSWSEWLRRRLRMYIWKQWKKPRTKVQNLRKLGIPEWQAYQWGNSRLGYWRIAGSPVLSRSITNKKLVQAGYYDFPAQYERLRKLHLCG, from the coding sequence ATGAAAGCAGAATACCGAAAGGGCTACCTGCAAAGGGATAGCGTGGAACGCGAAGAGCATGCGGGAGTGCGGAGCGCCGGTACTCGGGAACGTAAAGAAAGAGGCGGTGCAACAGACCTGCTGGAGCAGATTCTGGACAGAGACAATCTGAACAGAGCCTACAAACAGGTCAAACGCAACCATGGAGCGCCAGGAATCGACGGAATGACCGTAGAAGACGCGCTACCCTGGCTGCAGGAACATAGAGACGAGCTGTTGCAAAAGATCCGGGAAGGCAGATACAAGCCCAGCCCAGTACGGCGCAAGGAAATTCCCAAAGCAGATGGAAGCGGAGTACGGAAGCTTGGCATACCCACGGTCGTAGACCGAGTGATTCAGCAGGCAGTCGCCCAGCAGCTCCAGCCCCTGTTCGAGCCGCTCTTCTCGGAGGGAAGCTATGGCTACCGCCCCGGTCGGAGCGCACAACAGGCCATTCGCAAGGTGAAAGACTATGCAGAACAGGGATACGGCTACGCAGTAGAAATCGACCTCTCCAAATACTTCGACACGCTGAATCATGAGCTGCTTATGCATCTTTTGCGCAAACAAATTCAGGACAGACGCGTAACCGAACTGATTAAGAGATACCTGAAAAGTGGGGTTATGGAGAACGGGGTGCACTGCAAAACAGAAGAAGGCTCCCCTCAGGGAGGCCCCCTGTCGCCGCTTCTGGCGAACATCTACCTGAACGAATTTGACCAAGAGATGAAAGGCCGCGGAGTGAACGTCATCCGCTATGCGGACGATATTGTGGTGCTTGCCAAAAGCAAACGGGCAGCGGTGCGGCTACTGGAATCCTGCGGAAAGTACCTGGAGACCAAACTGAGACTCCAGATCAATACGCAGAAAAGTAAGGTCGGTAGCGTAGTGGCTCGAAAGCACTTCAAATTTCTCGGCTTTGCCCTGGGAAAGAACAAGAACGGCATGTATATCCGTGCCCATGGACAATCCCTCGCAAAAGCGAAGAAGAAGTTGAAAGAACTCACAAGTCGCAGCCAGGGCAGAAATGTTCGCCAAGTCATGGAAAAGGTAAAAGTCTACATTCGGGGATGGATTGGTTACTACTATGTGGCCGACATGAAACGGATCCTGCAAAGCTGGAGCGAATGGTTGCGAAGACGACTGCGGATGTACATCTGGAAACAGTGGAAAAAGCCGCGAACAAAAGTACAAAACCTGCGGAAGCTGGGGATACCGGAATGGCAGGCTTACCAGTGGGGCAATTCCCGTCTCGGGTACTGGCGCATCGCCGGAAGTCCAGTGTTGTCTCGTTCCATAACAAACAAAAAGCTCGTACAGGCAGGATATTATGACTTTCCTGCGCAATACGAGCGTTTACGTAAATTGCACTTATGCGGTTGA
- a CDS encoding DUF4064 domain-containing protein, producing the protein MGLVAGIFGIISSIIALMIGGVDAAFSSSGTSSVTGLGYAALLFSILGIVGAAMTKSKPKLAGWLMLVSGVGGFISVSMFYIISAVLFVVGGFMGILAKKKDQAPQNMSAQ; encoded by the coding sequence ATGGGTCTAGTAGCAGGTATCTTTGGAATTATCTCTTCTATTATTGCGCTAATGATAGGCGGTGTAGATGCGGCTTTCTCGAGTTCTGGGACTTCATCAGTAACAGGACTTGGATATGCAGCGTTGCTGTTCAGTATTTTGGGCATTGTCGGTGCAGCAATGACAAAATCCAAACCGAAACTTGCAGGCTGGCTGATGCTAGTAAGCGGTGTAGGCGGATTTATTAGTGTCTCCATGTTCTATATTATCTCGGCAGTGCTCTTTGTTGTCGGAGGGTTTATGGGGATTCTTGCAAAGAAAAAGGATCAAGCCCCACAGAATATGTCAGCTCAATAA
- a CDS encoding BMP family lipoprotein, producing MKKSFKLTVVMLLVLTVVLAGCGKKNNNEGSAAEGKSGSSAKSVKIGMVTDVGGVNDKSFNQSAWEGLQSLEGASTEYLQSTKPEDYVSNLNKFVKGGYALTWGIGMDLGEAIGQVAKQNPDAKLAIIDAVVKGNNVKSVTFSENEGAFLVGVVAGKMTKSNKIGFVGGSEIPVVQRFEKGFAAGVAAVNPKATVTSNYTGAFDKPDQGKTAAATFYNDGYDIVFQAAGATGTGVFNEAIARNKAGQKVWVIGVDKDQSLEFGDDVTLTSMIKRVDEAVKRVSQEVIDGTFKGGNEVLGLKENGVGIADTSSKNVPQDVLDLVEEYKQKIISGEIKVPTV from the coding sequence ATGAAGAAAAGTTTCAAACTGACAGTGGTCATGCTGCTCGTATTAACTGTTGTTTTGGCAGGCTGCGGTAAGAAGAACAACAACGAGGGCAGCGCTGCAGAAGGTAAGAGCGGAAGCAGCGCAAAGTCGGTAAAAATCGGTATGGTTACTGACGTTGGTGGAGTTAATGACAAATCCTTTAACCAATCTGCGTGGGAAGGCCTTCAATCTTTGGAGGGGGCTTCTACTGAATACTTGCAAAGTACGAAACCTGAAGACTATGTATCCAACTTGAATAAATTCGTAAAAGGTGGCTATGCCCTGACTTGGGGTATCGGCATGGATCTGGGAGAGGCTATTGGACAAGTTGCCAAACAAAACCCGGATGCTAAGCTGGCTATCATTGACGCTGTAGTAAAAGGCAATAACGTTAAATCCGTAACCTTCTCTGAGAACGAGGGAGCTTTCCTTGTTGGGGTGGTTGCCGGTAAGATGACGAAATCCAACAAAATTGGATTTGTCGGCGGTTCTGAAATTCCGGTTGTGCAACGTTTTGAAAAAGGCTTCGCTGCAGGCGTAGCTGCTGTAAATCCTAAAGCTACCGTTACCTCGAACTACACAGGCGCATTCGACAAGCCTGACCAAGGGAAAACAGCTGCAGCTACATTCTATAATGACGGTTATGACATCGTGTTCCAAGCAGCGGGTGCTACAGGAACCGGCGTATTTAATGAAGCGATCGCTCGTAACAAAGCAGGACAAAAAGTATGGGTTATTGGCGTAGATAAGGACCAGTCCTTGGAATTTGGTGATGATGTAACCCTGACTTCCATGATCAAACGTGTTGACGAAGCTGTTAAACGTGTGAGTCAAGAAGTTATCGACGGTACGTTTAAAGGCGGTAATGAAGTTCTCGGCTTGAAAGAGAACGGCGTAGGCATTGCTGATACCTCTAGCAAGAACGTTCCTCAAGATGTGCTTGACCTTGTAGAGGAATATAAGCAAAAAATCATCAGCGGCGAAATCAAGGTTCCAACAGTGTAA
- a CDS encoding ABC transporter ATP-binding protein, which yields MNAATPVVELKGITKRFPGIVANDSISLKLHKGEIHALLGENGAGKSTLMNIVFGLYQPDEGSIEINGSPVVIDNPNKAIDLGIGMVHQHFKLVQPFTVTENIILGMEPKKGLKLDHKSAAAKIRELSEQYGLKVDPYAKIHDISVGMQQRVEILKTLYRGAEILIFDEPTAVLTPQEITELMEIMRRLVAEGKSIILITHKLKEIMHISDTVTIVRRGKVIDTVKTAETTPNMLAEKMVGRNVSFKVDKQPAKPGEPVLQVRDLFVKNKDGAAVLNHLNLEVRAGEILGIAGVDGNGQTELIEALTGLRKVSGGSIRLSGKEISGLSPRKISESGMAHIPEDRHKHGLVLDFSMSENMVLESYYKAPYNKGGFLNYKAIAEKAQRLIKNFDVRTPSMETKARSLSGGNQQKAIIAREIDKNPDLLIAAQPTRGLDVGAIEFVQSQLVAQRDQGKAVLLISFELDEIINVSDRIAVIYEGQIVGEVLPEQTNDEELGLMMAGSTVAGGAKA from the coding sequence ATGAACGCAGCGACCCCCGTCGTAGAGTTAAAAGGCATTACCAAACGGTTCCCTGGGATTGTTGCCAATGATTCCATTAGTTTGAAACTGCACAAAGGTGAAATCCATGCTCTACTTGGCGAGAACGGCGCCGGTAAGTCAACGCTGATGAACATCGTATTCGGCTTGTACCAGCCGGATGAGGGCAGTATCGAAATTAATGGTTCCCCCGTTGTTATAGATAACCCGAATAAGGCTATTGATCTGGGGATTGGCATGGTACACCAGCACTTTAAATTAGTTCAGCCCTTTACCGTGACTGAGAATATTATTCTCGGCATGGAACCAAAGAAGGGTCTCAAGCTGGATCATAAGAGTGCTGCCGCTAAAATTCGTGAACTATCGGAGCAATATGGTCTGAAGGTTGATCCTTATGCGAAGATTCACGATATTTCCGTGGGCATGCAGCAGCGTGTAGAGATCTTGAAGACATTATACCGCGGAGCGGAAATTCTGATCTTTGATGAGCCGACCGCAGTGCTGACTCCGCAAGAGATTACAGAGTTGATGGAGATCATGCGCCGCCTCGTAGCAGAAGGCAAGTCGATTATTCTGATCACCCATAAGCTGAAAGAGATCATGCATATTTCGGATACCGTGACCATTGTACGGCGGGGTAAGGTCATCGATACGGTAAAGACCGCGGAGACTACGCCGAATATGCTGGCAGAGAAAATGGTCGGGCGTAATGTCTCCTTTAAGGTGGACAAGCAGCCTGCAAAACCGGGCGAGCCTGTTCTGCAGGTAAGGGACTTATTCGTGAAGAACAAGGATGGCGCAGCGGTGCTCAATCACTTGAACTTAGAAGTCCGGGCTGGTGAAATACTGGGCATTGCTGGTGTTGACGGTAACGGTCAGACGGAATTAATTGAGGCTTTGACAGGACTGCGCAAAGTGAGCGGAGGCTCAATACGCCTGTCCGGCAAAGAGATATCAGGGCTCTCGCCACGTAAAATTTCAGAGAGCGGTATGGCCCATATTCCGGAGGATCGGCATAAGCACGGGCTTGTACTTGATTTCTCCATGAGTGAGAATATGGTGCTTGAGAGCTACTATAAAGCACCGTACAATAAGGGCGGTTTCCTTAATTACAAGGCGATCGCGGAGAAAGCCCAGCGGTTGATCAAAAATTTTGACGTGAGAACTCCAAGTATGGAAACAAAAGCACGTTCTTTGTCCGGGGGGAACCAGCAAAAAGCCATTATAGCCCGGGAAATAGATAAGAATCCTGATCTCTTAATCGCAGCACAGCCAACCCGCGGGCTTGATGTCGGAGCTATTGAATTCGTACAAAGCCAGCTGGTAGCACAGCGCGACCAAGGTAAAGCAGTTTTGCTGATTTCTTTTGAATTGGACGAAATTATAAACGTATCTGATCGAATTGCTGTCATTTATGAAGGACAGATTGTCGGCGAAGTGCTGCCGGAGCAAACCAATGATGAGGAGCTTGGCTTGATGATGGCAGGCAGCACAGTAGCTGGAGGTGCCAAGGCATGA
- a CDS encoding ABC transporter permease — MSKVFKIFTGSAGTSIVAIILGLIVGAIIMLIGGYDPLLAYQSLFQQVFGNSYDFGETLREITPLILTGLAVAFAFRAGLFNIGGEGQFIIGMTAATFIGVKVTGLPAYIHAPLAIIVGGLCGGLWAAIAGYLKAKRGVNEVITSIMLNWTALYLANYVVRNFLLMEGQQRSQDIQPSASISIDWLSEMLNGARVHWGMLIAIIAAVFFYVYLWKTKQGFELRAVGSNPQAAEYAGMNVGRNVVKVMFISGVFAGLAGALQILGVFHYQSVMSGSPGTGFDGIAVALIGMNNPFGILLGGILFGTLTYGSAGMSFGAGVPPELIRIVIGAIIFFIAAQGIVRWVLKPFYNKRKKEKVL, encoded by the coding sequence ATGAGTAAAGTGTTCAAAATATTTACCGGCAGTGCAGGGACATCCATTGTTGCAATTATTTTAGGCTTGATTGTCGGAGCCATTATAATGCTGATTGGGGGTTATGACCCTCTGCTGGCTTATCAATCTTTGTTCCAACAGGTGTTTGGAAATTCGTATGACTTTGGTGAGACCTTGCGTGAGATCACTCCGCTGATTCTGACTGGTCTTGCGGTTGCCTTTGCTTTCCGTGCAGGACTGTTCAACATTGGCGGTGAAGGACAGTTTATTATCGGGATGACTGCTGCGACGTTCATCGGCGTCAAAGTAACGGGCTTGCCAGCTTATATTCATGCCCCGCTCGCGATTATTGTAGGCGGTCTGTGCGGTGGCTTATGGGCCGCTATTGCAGGCTATTTAAAGGCAAAGCGCGGTGTGAATGAGGTTATTACCAGTATCATGCTGAACTGGACTGCTCTTTATTTAGCGAATTATGTAGTTCGCAACTTCTTGCTCATGGAGGGGCAACAGCGTTCTCAGGATATCCAGCCCTCGGCTTCTATCTCGATAGACTGGTTGTCTGAGATGCTAAATGGCGCTCGTGTGCATTGGGGCATGCTGATTGCGATCATTGCAGCGGTATTCTTCTATGTCTACTTGTGGAAAACAAAGCAGGGCTTCGAATTGCGTGCTGTCGGCAGCAATCCGCAGGCGGCCGAATATGCAGGGATGAATGTGGGCCGTAATGTGGTCAAAGTGATGTTTATCAGCGGCGTATTCGCCGGCCTCGCAGGAGCATTACAGATTCTAGGTGTGTTCCACTATCAGTCCGTGATGTCGGGTTCACCGGGAACAGGATTTGATGGTATTGCGGTAGCCTTGATTGGGATGAATAACCCATTCGGTATTTTGCTCGGGGGGATTTTGTTCGGTACATTAACTTACGGCTCGGCAGGTATGAGCTTCGGTGCCGGTGTACCTCCAGAGTTGATTCGAATTGTTATCGGTGCGATTATATTCTTTATTGCCGCTCAAGGCATTGTTCGCTGGGTGCTTAAACCCTTCTATAATAAACGCAAGAAAGAGAAGGTGTTGTAA
- a CDS encoding ABC transporter permease, producing MDWITTLGQLINTTLVFSTALIFGALGGIFSERSGVTNIGIEGLMTFGAFAAAVSTYYAEDAGMGAASPWVGLIAAIVLGIIASLIHAVASITFKADQTISGIVINFLATGATLYLVKLIFSGNGETPLLKEAFSKWAIPGLSQIPLIGEGLFNSYPTTYIAIILVFVAFYVLFKTPFGLRLRAVGEHPSAADTAGINVNRMRYIGVMISGALAALGGATVTLTTTNTFAHNTISGQGFIAIAAMIFGKWNPLGAFGAAAFFGFSQAIRSYVSLFSWSQNIPQEFIYMLPYILTIIVLVAAVGRSAAPAALGQTYDPSKR from the coding sequence ATGGATTGGATAACGACACTGGGCCAGCTGATTAATACGACGCTCGTGTTCTCCACAGCGCTGATCTTCGGGGCGCTTGGCGGCATCTTCTCTGAACGCTCTGGTGTGACGAATATTGGTATTGAGGGTTTAATGACCTTCGGGGCTTTTGCTGCAGCGGTCTCCACTTATTATGCAGAGGATGCAGGCATGGGAGCAGCTTCTCCATGGGTCGGCCTTATTGCCGCCATCGTGTTAGGGATTATTGCCTCCTTAATTCATGCCGTAGCTTCCATTACATTTAAGGCGGATCAGACGATCAGCGGGATCGTCATCAACTTCTTAGCCACCGGTGCAACACTTTATCTGGTCAAGCTGATCTTCTCCGGTAATGGGGAAACCCCTTTGTTGAAAGAAGCGTTCAGTAAATGGGCCATTCCGGGATTGTCCCAGATACCGCTGATTGGGGAAGGATTGTTTAACAGTTATCCGACCACTTATATTGCGATTATCCTAGTATTCGTGGCGTTCTACGTACTGTTCAAGACTCCATTTGGTTTGCGTCTTCGTGCGGTTGGTGAACATCCAAGTGCGGCAGATACAGCTGGAATTAACGTAAACCGGATGCGCTACATTGGCGTAATGATCAGTGGTGCTTTGGCCGCTCTGGGCGGTGCGACAGTAACCCTGACCACAACAAACACATTTGCGCATAACACGATTTCCGGGCAAGGATTTATTGCCATTGCGGCAATGATCTTCGGAAAATGGAACCCGCTTGGCGCCTTTGGTGCCGCTGCGTTCTTCGGCTTTTCCCAGGCGATCCGCAGCTATGTTAGCTTGTTCTCCTGGTCGCAAAACATACCGCAGGAATTTATCTACATGCTTCCTTATATACTGACGATCATCGTATTGGTAGCTGCAGTCGGCCGTTCAGCGGCTCCGGCAGCACTAGGCCAGACTTACGATCCGAGCAAGCGATAA
- a CDS encoding general stress protein, producing MARKIVGVFNTEQDAVGAIEELKQQGIQADDISVVSKNSADMNALDDRTGTKAPEGVATGAATGGVVGGVTGLLAGLGLLAIPGIGPIIAAGPIAAALTGAAVGAGAGGLAGGLIGMGIPEDEANEYDAYVNDGRILVMVDEDVAVRENVYRVFRKYHTLNSNYYSMGESYMTERKDSQHGVQKNADTYYGDQNAAAKRKETREPAGTFYQEVTRTDHDMAKGLNGDTDGYDREDMELPGRVRDGRLRRSTNDPNTDL from the coding sequence ATGGCTAGAAAAATTGTTGGTGTCTTCAATACAGAGCAGGATGCTGTAGGAGCTATTGAGGAATTGAAACAACAAGGAATTCAAGCAGACGATATCTCGGTGGTTTCAAAAAATAGTGCTGATATGAATGCGCTGGATGATAGAACAGGTACCAAGGCGCCTGAAGGTGTAGCAACTGGTGCTGCAACAGGCGGTGTAGTAGGCGGGGTAACAGGCTTGCTTGCGGGTCTGGGCCTGCTGGCGATTCCGGGGATAGGACCTATTATTGCAGCGGGGCCAATTGCAGCTGCTCTGACGGGAGCAGCTGTGGGAGCCGGAGCTGGTGGACTAGCAGGCGGGCTTATTGGAATGGGGATCCCTGAAGATGAGGCTAACGAATATGATGCCTATGTGAACGATGGGCGCATTCTGGTGATGGTGGATGAAGATGTAGCTGTGCGAGAGAATGTATACCGGGTTTTCCGCAAATATCATACCCTTAACTCAAATTACTATAGTATGGGAGAGAGCTACATGACAGAACGTAAGGATAGTCAGCATGGTGTACAGAAGAATGCTGACACTTACTATGGTGATCAGAACGCAGCTGCCAAGCGGAAGGAGACAAGAGAACCGGCAGGAACTTTCTATCAAGAGGTTACGCGGACAGATCACGACATGGCTAAGGGGCTGAATGGAGACACCGATGGCTATGATCGTGAAGATATGGAGCTCCCGGGCAGAG